In Halarsenatibacter silvermanii, a single window of DNA contains:
- the fabD gene encoding ACP S-malonyltransferase: MTERKIAFLFPGQGAQSVGMGKELAEEFETVDNYFDRAENILELDLKRICFEGPEYDLKLTENTQPAVFALSTAISQIIQDKGIKPSLLAGHSLGEYSALIAAESIDFSKNLRLVRERGKAMEEALPAGLGSMAAVIGMDEEVLEEICSHINGVCEIANYNTPRQYVISGEKEAINSAIEKCNKEGAKKVIELPVSGPFHSSLMEPAEGRMKDVLERTDISKPKVPLVANVTAELTTDPQDIRKNLLDQLTNSVRWSESIEVMKREGIDTFIEVGPGRVLKGLLRRIDRSLDCYSTNTPKRLKKTLEELS, from the coding sequence ATGACTGAGAGAAAGATTGCTTTTTTATTTCCCGGACAGGGAGCTCAAAGCGTTGGTATGGGAAAAGAACTGGCTGAAGAATTCGAGACCGTAGATAACTATTTCGATAGGGCTGAAAATATTTTGGAGCTAGATCTCAAAAGAATATGTTTTGAAGGGCCGGAATATGATTTAAAACTGACTGAAAATACCCAGCCGGCAGTATTTGCCCTGAGCACAGCCATCAGCCAGATAATACAGGATAAAGGGATCAAACCATCACTGCTTGCCGGACATAGTCTGGGAGAATACAGCGCTTTGATAGCTGCTGAATCCATAGATTTTTCTAAAAATCTTCGTCTGGTTCGGGAAAGAGGCAAAGCAATGGAAGAAGCTCTGCCCGCCGGTCTGGGCTCGATGGCAGCTGTTATAGGTATGGATGAGGAAGTTCTGGAGGAAATTTGTTCTCACATTAACGGTGTATGCGAAATCGCCAACTATAATACTCCCCGTCAATACGTTATTTCGGGGGAAAAAGAAGCCATAAATTCTGCTATAGAAAAATGCAATAAAGAGGGGGCCAAAAAAGTCATTGAGCTGCCGGTGAGCGGCCCTTTTCATTCGAGCCTTATGGAGCCGGCTGAGGGCAGGATGAAAGATGTGCTCGAGAGAACCGATATCTCAAAGCCCAAAGTTCCCCTGGTGGCAAATGTTACTGCTGAGCTTACGACTGATCCTCAAGATATCAGAAAGAATCTTTTAGATCAGCTGACAAACTCTGTTAGGTGGAGTGAGAGCATAGAAGTGATGAAAAGAGAGGGTATAGATACCTTCATAGAGGTAGGGCCAGGCAGAGTTTTAAAAGGGCTATTGCGCCGCATCGATCGTTCTCTGGATTGTTACAGCACCAATACTCCTAAAAGATTAAAGAAAACTCTGGAGGAATTATCATGA
- a CDS encoding YlbL family protein: protein MKLIIMPEKKAFSWPRLLIGILLLTFVILNLVPSAYYLLEPGPPIKIADLIEVENSSREEDWGNFYLTSVSQKRASLWEVIQFFLIPFDSEKELSPVEEAIPPGISEEQYFELMGQLMQESQIEARAAALTRAGYEVVIESRGVEVVSVFDDSPTRENLKPGDIITRVDDREIEMPTEAVDVISEREIGEKVRLNILRNEELIEKEVETFEYQERPGQASLGIIITSAGLDYEMPPLNIEFEEKDIVGPSAGLMFALEIYNQITEYDLTGGRDIAGSGEIDHRGNISRVAGIDMKIISAERENIGYFVLPEDNRPDIDDGRELDLEIITSESLEKLIEKLDIVRSFRPLHSITGV from the coding sequence GTGAAATTAATTATTATGCCGGAGAAAAAGGCTTTTTCCTGGCCAAGATTGCTAATAGGCATTTTGCTTCTGACATTCGTAATTCTCAATCTTGTTCCCTCTGCTTATTATCTTCTTGAACCGGGACCTCCGATCAAAATTGCTGATCTTATAGAGGTGGAGAATAGCAGTCGAGAGGAAGACTGGGGAAATTTTTATCTTACTTCGGTGAGCCAGAAGCGGGCCTCACTCTGGGAGGTTATTCAGTTTTTCCTGATTCCTTTTGATTCAGAAAAAGAACTATCTCCGGTTGAAGAAGCCATTCCTCCCGGAATTTCTGAAGAGCAATATTTTGAGCTGATGGGCCAGCTGATGCAGGAAAGTCAGATTGAGGCCAGAGCTGCTGCTCTAACCCGGGCCGGTTATGAAGTGGTAATAGAAAGCAGAGGAGTTGAAGTCGTGAGTGTTTTTGATGATAGCCCGACGAGGGAAAATCTGAAACCAGGAGATATAATAACCCGGGTGGATGACCGGGAAATTGAAATGCCCACTGAAGCGGTGGATGTTATTTCGGAACGGGAGATTGGAGAGAAAGTCAGGTTGAATATCCTGAGGAACGAAGAATTGATTGAAAAAGAGGTCGAAACTTTTGAATATCAAGAAAGACCCGGACAGGCGTCACTGGGTATTATAATCACCTCGGCCGGGCTGGATTACGAGATGCCGCCGCTAAATATCGAGTTTGAAGAAAAAGATATTGTCGGCCCCTCAGCGGGTTTGATGTTCGCTCTGGAAATTTATAATCAAATAACTGAATACGATCTGACAGGGGGCAGAGATATTGCTGGTTCAGGAGAAATTGATCATAGGGGTAACATTTCCCGGGTGGCAGGCATTGATATGAAGATTATCTCGGCCGAGCGCGAAAATATAGGATATTTTGTTTTGCCTGAGGACAACAGACCCGATATCGACGACGGCAGAGAACTGGACCTGGAAATTATAACTTCTGAAAGCCTGGAAAAGCTGATCGAGAAGCTTGATATCGTCAGATCTTTCAGGCCGCTTCATTCTATCACTGGAGTATAG
- a CDS encoding beta-ketoacyl-ACP synthase III — translation MSSSSIITGLGKKVPDNVMTNKDLEEIVDTTDEWITQRTGIKERRIADEDTSSSDLAYEASLEALEEADLSPEDLEMIILATATPDMLFPATACLLQERLGADNAGAFDLEAGCSGFVYGLGVADQFIRAGNYENILVVGAETLSKLVDWDDRSTCVLFGDGAGAAVVQPSSEAGILSTVMGSDGSGGDSLCVPAGGSLHPASQKTVENKLHYIKMEGNQVFKFAVKKMGAASVEVLDKAGYTPADVDFFVPHQANTRIIDAAAKRLDLDMDSVIVNLPLYGNTSSASVPIALKEAVEENRIKPGDLIVLVAFGAGLTWASAAVRWK, via the coding sequence ATGTCTTCAAGTTCCATTATTACCGGGCTGGGTAAAAAGGTCCCGGATAACGTTATGACTAATAAGGATCTGGAAGAGATTGTTGATACTACCGATGAGTGGATAACACAGAGAACCGGCATAAAAGAAAGAAGAATAGCAGATGAGGATACCAGCAGCTCAGATCTGGCCTACGAAGCCTCCCTCGAGGCCCTGGAAGAAGCTGATCTATCTCCCGAGGATTTAGAGATGATTATTCTGGCTACAGCCACTCCTGATATGTTATTTCCGGCTACAGCCTGCCTGCTTCAGGAAAGACTGGGCGCCGATAATGCAGGTGCTTTTGATCTGGAGGCCGGCTGCTCTGGATTCGTTTATGGTCTGGGAGTTGCAGATCAATTTATCAGGGCAGGAAACTATGAAAATATTCTGGTTGTAGGCGCGGAAACTTTATCAAAACTGGTGGACTGGGATGATAGATCCACATGCGTGCTCTTTGGAGATGGGGCTGGTGCTGCTGTAGTACAGCCTTCCTCTGAAGCTGGAATATTGAGCACTGTGATGGGTTCCGATGGCAGCGGAGGAGACAGTCTTTGTGTGCCCGCCGGCGGTTCTCTGCACCCCGCTTCTCAAAAGACGGTGGAAAACAAGCTTCATTACATCAAGATGGAGGGCAATCAGGTTTTTAAATTTGCAGTTAAGAAAATGGGGGCAGCTTCTGTTGAAGTTTTGGATAAAGCCGGCTATACTCCCGCAGATGTGGATTTTTTCGTACCTCATCAGGCTAATACCAGAATCATTGATGCGGCAGCCAAAAGACTCGATCTGGACATGGACAGCGTTATAGTAAATCTGCCTTTATATGGAAATACTTCCAGCGCTTCTGTGCCCATAGCTTTAAAAGAAGCTGTTGAGGAAAACAGGATTAAGCCAGGTGATTTGATAGTGCTTGTCGCTTTTGGAGCAGGACTGACCTGGGCTTCGGCCGCTGTAAGATGGAAATAA
- the plsX gene encoding phosphate acyltransferase PlsX → MYIVVDAMGGDNAPEEIVRGSISALEDLEDLNIILTGKKSQIISFLSEKEQREDLEILDCEEVIEMNEKPARALKRKKDTSIGRAADLVASDKAQALVSAGSTGASLAAGIIKIGRLSGIKRPAISVVLPTKKKPVLLLDVGANANCESFYLKQFAVMGQIYSKNIMNRDNPAIGLMNVGEEEGKGNKMIDEAFELISEDDRIKNFRGNIEGRDIFTGELDVILCDGFAGNVILKTMEGLGEYIFSLLKDVFTDNLKTKIGGFLVKNSLQNMKSEVDYRQYGGAPMLGLKGNVIISHGSSDALAIKNAIKAAARTVENDIVPIIDDEINRDGE, encoded by the coding sequence ATGTATATTGTTGTAGATGCGATGGGAGGAGATAATGCTCCAGAAGAGATTGTCAGAGGATCAATTAGCGCGCTTGAAGATTTGGAAGATCTCAATATAATTTTGACTGGCAAAAAATCTCAGATAATTTCTTTTTTATCGGAAAAAGAGCAGCGAGAAGATCTGGAGATTTTAGATTGTGAAGAAGTTATAGAGATGAATGAAAAACCAGCCCGGGCTCTGAAAAGAAAAAAAGACACTTCGATAGGGAGAGCAGCAGACCTGGTTGCGTCGGATAAGGCTCAGGCGCTCGTATCGGCAGGAAGTACAGGAGCTTCCCTGGCTGCAGGAATTATAAAAATAGGCCGTCTTTCCGGAATAAAGCGCCCGGCTATCTCTGTGGTGCTGCCTACAAAAAAGAAGCCGGTGCTGCTGCTGGATGTAGGAGCTAACGCAAATTGTGAATCTTTTTATTTGAAGCAGTTCGCGGTCATGGGACAGATTTACTCAAAAAATATTATGAATAGGGATAATCCAGCTATCGGACTTATGAATGTAGGTGAAGAAGAAGGCAAAGGCAATAAGATGATCGATGAAGCTTTTGAACTGATATCCGAAGATGACCGCATTAAAAATTTCAGGGGTAACATAGAAGGGCGAGATATATTTACAGGAGAGCTGGATGTAATTCTTTGTGATGGATTTGCTGGCAATGTGATACTAAAAACTATGGAAGGCCTGGGGGAGTACATATTTTCTTTGTTAAAAGATGTTTTTACGGATAATTTGAAGACCAAAATCGGTGGTTTTCTGGTAAAGAATTCACTGCAGAATATGAAATCAGAAGTGGATTATCGTCAGTACGGCGGGGCGCCTATGCTGGGGTTAAAAGGCAATGTCATAATTTCTCATGGCAGTTCCGACGCTCTCGCCATAAAAAATGCCATAAAAGCTGCCGCCCGAACGGTGGAAAATGATATTGTGCCCATTATAGATGATGAAATTAACAGGGATGGTGAATAG
- a CDS encoding tRNA(Met) cytidine acetate ligase, with the protein MKSAAGVITEYNPFHNGHLYHLQKARDITRGKYVIAVMSGNFTQRGVPACLDKWQRAKMAVRAGVDLVLELPTSSCIRGAHSFARGAVETLAETGMVDEIVFGSEQGDIKILEKIASILAEEPIEFKKMMNEELKSGLSFLQARNRALNKYYSSRPETGGDFTDRELSSPADILSSPNNILGIEYIKNIKELNLDLDPKTIKRKGADYHDEYIEPGNKIASATSLRKKLYKGRMEKIKDFVPQTTMKILYKACQNGLAPADRKNFSRLIPGLLRQRTKGELRKCPDSADDLVNSIIKSQKDGCSSFEEIVNTASSKTHTEGRVRRVLLQAALRVFDYNAKITAGNRVDSPQYLRVLAVKSESKNILGELNRRARLPVITNPSSLTSQTDFNSQDDKILQISLDLMATDIFTLLYPSESKRKSHRDFYTPVIE; encoded by the coding sequence ATGAAATCAGCAGCTGGAGTCATAACTGAATACAATCCTTTTCATAATGGACATCTTTATCATCTGCAGAAAGCCAGAGATATAACCCGCGGAAAATATGTCATCGCTGTCATGAGCGGCAACTTCACTCAGCGCGGTGTTCCGGCCTGCCTGGATAAATGGCAGAGGGCTAAAATGGCTGTGAGAGCAGGGGTTGATCTGGTTCTGGAACTGCCCACATCATCCTGCATCCGCGGAGCACATTCCTTTGCCAGAGGGGCTGTAGAAACTCTGGCCGAAACAGGTATGGTTGACGAAATTGTATTCGGCAGTGAACAGGGAGATATAAAAATTTTAGAGAAAATTGCCTCTATTCTGGCCGAGGAACCGATTGAATTTAAAAAAATGATGAATGAGGAGCTAAAAAGCGGTTTATCTTTCCTGCAGGCGCGTAATCGAGCTCTGAATAAATATTACAGCAGCAGGCCTGAAACCGGAGGCGATTTTACTGACAGAGAATTGTCATCTCCAGCAGACATTTTATCGTCACCCAATAATATTTTAGGGATAGAATACATTAAAAATATAAAAGAATTAAATTTAGATCTTGACCCCAAAACCATAAAACGAAAAGGAGCGGACTATCATGACGAATATATCGAACCCGGAAACAAAATTGCCAGTGCGACCTCTTTGAGAAAAAAATTATATAAAGGCAGAATGGAGAAAATAAAGGATTTCGTACCTCAAACCACGATGAAAATTTTATATAAAGCCTGCCAGAACGGACTTGCCCCGGCGGATAGAAAGAATTTTTCCCGCTTGATTCCCGGGCTTTTGCGCCAGAGAACGAAAGGCGAGCTCCGTAAATGTCCCGACTCTGCAGATGATCTGGTCAATTCCATCATAAAGTCTCAAAAAGATGGATGTTCCAGCTTCGAAGAAATTGTTAATACAGCCTCCTCCAAAACCCATACCGAAGGTAGAGTGAGAAGAGTTTTACTGCAGGCAGCCCTGAGAGTTTTTGATTACAACGCCAAAATAACTGCGGGGAATAGAGTCGATTCTCCTCAATATCTCAGAGTTCTGGCCGTAAAATCTGAAAGCAAAAATATACTCGGCGAACTAAATCGCCGGGCCCGTCTGCCGGTAATTACCAATCCTTCCAGCCTCACCTCTCAGACCGACTTCAATTCTCAGGATGATAAAATTTTGCAGATAAGCCTTGATCTGATGGCGACTGATATTTTCACCCTTCTATACCCCTCTGAAAGCAAAAGGAAATCACACAGAGATTTCTATACTCCAGTGATAGAATGA
- the pta gene encoding phosphate acetyltransferase: protein MDVIGKIREKARNTESKIVLPEAHDERILKAAEVIIEEGIADLILLGEREYTERKIENLGLDIDFSRLESPEGSSRRVEMGELLFKVRRHKGLSRGEAYEKTADPLYYGTLLVESGHIDGLVAGADNPTGKVLKPALQIIKTEPGIQVVSGAFIMVLNQSEFGEEGLLVMADCAVNPEVNHEILGEIAVSTAETAKDILGITPRVAMLSFSTAGSASHELVDKVKKATERANILEPGLKVDGELQVDAALIPEVAEKKAPDSEIAGEANVLIFPDLQSGNIGYKLVQRLAGAEAVGPVLQGIASPVNDLSRGCSVENIINLVAITAIQADKQ, encoded by the coding sequence ATGGATGTTATAGGAAAAATTCGTGAAAAAGCTCGCAATACTGAAAGCAAAATAGTTCTTCCGGAAGCTCACGATGAAAGAATACTCAAAGCGGCAGAAGTTATTATCGAAGAAGGTATCGCTGACTTGATTTTGCTGGGAGAAAGAGAGTATACAGAACGGAAAATTGAAAATCTCGGCCTGGATATAGATTTTTCCCGGCTGGAAAGTCCGGAAGGCTCCAGCAGAAGAGTTGAGATGGGTGAATTGTTGTTTAAAGTCAGGAGACACAAAGGGTTGAGCCGGGGAGAAGCTTACGAAAAGACTGCAGATCCTCTTTATTATGGCACTCTTCTGGTAGAGTCAGGTCATATTGATGGCCTGGTAGCTGGAGCTGATAATCCGACCGGTAAAGTTTTGAAACCCGCTCTTCAGATTATCAAAACTGAACCCGGAATACAGGTTGTTTCCGGTGCTTTCATCATGGTTTTAAACCAGAGTGAATTTGGAGAAGAGGGACTATTGGTAATGGCGGATTGCGCTGTCAATCCGGAGGTTAATCACGAGATTCTGGGTGAAATAGCTGTCAGCACCGCTGAAACGGCAAAAGATATTTTAGGGATCACCCCCAGGGTTGCCATGCTGTCTTTTTCTACCGCCGGCAGCGCTTCCCATGAACTGGTGGATAAAGTCAAAAAAGCGACCGAAAGGGCCAATATTTTGGAGCCGGGTCTTAAAGTAGATGGCGAACTGCAGGTTGATGCAGCACTGATTCCTGAGGTGGCCGAAAAGAAAGCTCCAGACAGCGAGATTGCCGGTGAAGCCAATGTATTGATATTCCCTGACCTGCAATCAGGAAACATTGGCTACAAGCTGGTCCAGAGGCTGGCCGGCGCTGAGGCTGTTGGGCCCGTGCTGCAGGGGATAGCAAGCCCTGTTAATGATCTTTCCCGGGGTTGTTCGGTGGAAAATATAATAAATCTGGTGGCGATCACTGCAATTCAGGCTGATAAACAATAA
- a CDS encoding acetate/propionate family kinase → MKILVLNCGSSSVKYQLIDISSEEALVNGIVERIGIEGSFLEQEIGSEEIQIEKEVEDHSQAINLVINTLLDDEKGYLEDIEEISAVGHRVVHGGEKFSESVEITGEVIEQIEEVSDLAPLHNPPNLAGIRVCRDLLPNISQVAVFDTSFHQTMPEKAYMYALPYEYYEEYGVRRYGFHGTSHKYVARRAAALMERDIEDLNIITCHLGNGASLAAVKEGSSVDTSMGLTPLEGLVMGTRCGDIDPAIVPFLQKREDLSPEEIDDVMNKNSGMLGLSGISNDARDIEEAAEEGDERAKLTEDVFCYRVKKYIGAYAAAMGGLDCVVFTAGIGENSVTMREKILKDLDFLGLEIDDKANQIRGEEKIITNPNSETAAAVIPTNEELMIARDTARIAGILQ, encoded by the coding sequence ATGAAAATACTTGTTCTCAACTGTGGAAGTTCCTCGGTTAAGTATCAGCTTATTGATATTTCCAGCGAAGAAGCTCTGGTTAATGGTATTGTTGAAAGAATAGGAATAGAAGGATCTTTTCTGGAACAGGAAATCGGTTCCGAAGAAATTCAGATAGAAAAGGAAGTTGAAGACCACTCTCAGGCAATAAATCTGGTTATTAATACTCTGCTGGACGACGAGAAGGGTTATCTTGAAGATATAGAGGAAATTTCGGCAGTTGGTCACAGAGTTGTTCACGGGGGTGAGAAATTTTCAGAATCTGTCGAGATCACCGGAGAGGTAATAGAGCAAATCGAAGAAGTTTCCGATTTAGCCCCTCTCCACAATCCACCCAATCTGGCGGGAATCAGGGTCTGTCGTGATCTGCTGCCGAATATTTCTCAGGTGGCTGTGTTTGATACTTCATTTCATCAAACCATGCCCGAAAAGGCATATATGTATGCTCTACCCTATGAATATTATGAGGAGTATGGAGTACGCCGTTATGGATTTCACGGCACCTCACACAAATATGTTGCCCGGCGGGCTGCTGCTTTGATGGAGCGGGATATTGAGGATTTAAATATTATAACCTGTCATCTTGGCAATGGCGCCAGCCTGGCAGCTGTTAAAGAAGGAAGCTCTGTGGACACGAGTATGGGCCTTACTCCCCTGGAAGGATTGGTCATGGGGACCAGATGTGGAGATATCGATCCAGCTATTGTGCCCTTTTTACAAAAAAGGGAAGATTTATCTCCTGAAGAGATCGACGATGTTATGAATAAAAATAGCGGCATGCTGGGACTTTCGGGTATCAGTAACGATGCCAGAGATATCGAAGAGGCAGCTGAAGAGGGAGATGAAAGGGCAAAGCTCACAGAAGATGTTTTTTGTTACAGAGTAAAAAAATACATAGGAGCATATGCCGCTGCTATGGGCGGCCTTGATTGTGTGGTGTTTACGGCCGGGATAGGCGAGAATTCTGTAACAATGAGAGAAAAAATATTAAAAGATCTTGATTTTCTCGGTCTTGAAATCGACGATAAGGCCAATCAGATCAGAGGAGAAGAGAAAATAATTACAAACCCGAATTCGGAAACGGCTGCTGCTGTTATACCGACCAACGAGGAATTGATGATTGCCCGTGATACCGCCAGAATAGCCGGGATATTACAATAA
- a CDS encoding YceD family protein translates to MLLDLTGLKDETGYIKVETSVNPENITFLGRKIKMPLDFRLSLDIFGEEKEIVFAGDLKGEFLLECSRCLKEFKKDVNAELEFTIEREEIEDYSSVDVGEHVKENLILAIPIKALCRKDCQGICSSCGQNLNKGSCECVQDSVDPRLEKLEQFYNSGNE, encoded by the coding sequence ATGCTTTTAGATTTGACCGGCCTTAAAGATGAAACCGGCTATATAAAAGTGGAAACTTCTGTTAATCCCGAGAATATAACTTTCTTAGGCAGGAAAATTAAAATGCCTCTCGATTTTCGGTTGAGCCTTGATATTTTTGGCGAAGAAAAAGAAATAGTCTTCGCCGGGGATTTGAAGGGTGAATTCTTGCTGGAGTGCAGTCGCTGTTTGAAAGAGTTTAAAAAGGACGTCAATGCAGAACTCGAATTTACTATTGAAAGAGAAGAAATAGAAGATTACAGCAGTGTAGATGTGGGTGAGCATGTCAAGGAAAATTTAATTCTGGCTATACCGATCAAAGCTCTCTGCCGCAAAGACTGCCAGGGGATCTGCAGCAGTTGTGGACAGAACTTAAATAAAGGCAGCTGTGAATGTGTTCAGGACAGCGTGGACCCACGATTGGAAAAGCTGGAGCAGTTTTATAATTCTGGAAATGAATAA
- the rpmF gene encoding 50S ribosomal protein L32 — MAVPKRRTSKTRKRKRRTHKKIKPKNLNNCDNCGELVMPHRVCVSCGYYKGEKVAEVKGE; from the coding sequence TTGGCTGTTCCCAAGCGGAGGACTTCTAAGACAAGAAAGCGGAAGCGTAGAACTCATAAAAAAATTAAACCCAAAAACCTGAACAACTGTGATAACTGTGGAGAGCTTGTTATGCCTCACAGAGTTTGCGTGAGCTGTGGATATTATAAGGGTGAAAAGGTGGCCGAAGTAAAAGGAGAATAA
- the acpP gene encoding acyl carrier protein has protein sequence MADIFEKVSDLIAEELAVGEDEITAEASFIDDLGADSLDVVELVMAIEEEFDLEIPDEDAEKIETVQDAVDYLENNL, from the coding sequence ATGGCAGATATCTTTGAAAAAGTATCTGACCTGATAGCCGAGGAGCTGGCAGTTGGTGAGGATGAAATCACTGCTGAAGCTTCTTTTATTGACGACCTGGGGGCGGACTCCCTGGACGTGGTTGAACTGGTTATGGCCATCGAAGAGGAGTTCGATCTGGAAATTCCTGATGAAGATGCAGAAAAAATTGAAACCGTTCAGGATGCGGTGGATTATCTGGAAAATAATCTTTAA
- the fabG gene encoding 3-oxoacyl-[acyl-carrier-protein] reductase, whose protein sequence is MNFSGENVVITGSSRGIGAACARKFAEQGANLMLNYYSDDSQARVEELIDEFENLENSGRIISRQADVSDSEEAEDLIKTSLNEFESIDILINNAGITRDGLFMRMKEEDWRDVIDVNLNGVYNCTHAAIRSMIKNRSGSIINMTSIVAMIGNPGQSNYAASKAGIIGFTRSLAREVASRNININAVAPGFIKTDMTDDMPESAREEMLSNIPLAREGKPEEVADTVLFLSSDLAQYITGEVIKVTGGLGI, encoded by the coding sequence ATGAATTTTTCAGGAGAAAATGTTGTCATCACCGGCAGTTCAAGAGGTATTGGTGCAGCCTGTGCCAGAAAATTTGCTGAGCAGGGAGCTAACCTGATGTTGAATTATTACAGTGATGATAGCCAGGCCAGGGTGGAAGAACTGATAGATGAATTTGAAAATCTCGAAAATTCAGGCCGGATTATTAGCAGACAGGCTGATGTGAGTGACAGCGAGGAAGCTGAAGATCTCATAAAGACCTCCTTGAATGAGTTCGAAAGTATTGATATACTTATCAATAATGCAGGTATAACTCGCGATGGTTTATTTATGAGGATGAAAGAAGAGGACTGGCGGGATGTAATCGATGTAAACCTGAATGGTGTTTATAACTGTACTCATGCGGCCATAAGAAGTATGATCAAAAACAGATCGGGCAGCATCATAAATATGACATCTATAGTTGCCATGATCGGCAACCCCGGCCAGTCAAATTATGCAGCTTCCAAGGCCGGCATCATCGGTTTCACTCGTTCGCTGGCCAGAGAGGTAGCTTCCCGCAACATAAACATAAATGCAGTGGCACCTGGCTTTATAAAGACTGACATGACCGATGATATGCCGGAATCGGCCCGTGAGGAAATGCTTTCTAATATACCTCTTGCCCGGGAAGGAAAACCGGAAGAGGTTGCTGACACTGTTCTGTTTTTATCTTCAGATTTGGCTCAATATATAACTGGAGAAGTCATTAAAGTAACCGGAGGTTTAGGGATCTGA
- the fabK gene encoding enoyl-[acyl-carrier-protein] reductase FabK, with protein sequence MNDLFYTPLCEKLGIRYPIIQGGMAWVATGELAGAVSKAGGLGVIGAGRAPAEEIAEEIDKVRSMTENPFAVNLMLMSEHIDELIDLVVSKEVPIVTTGAGNPGKYMERLQSAGIKVVPVVSSAALARRLVRFDITAVIAEGNEAGGHIGEMGTIALVPQIADSVDIPVIAAGGIADGRGLLAAFHLGAQAVQMGTRFVCAAECQAAGEYKNAIIDARDRDAVVTGRSTGHPVRTIKNKLTRKLHKLEENGKEDELEREAQGALRRAVIEGDIEQGSVMAGQISGMIEREISSEKIIEEIIAEAEEILASDCREFREGKK encoded by the coding sequence ATGAACGATCTTTTTTACACCCCGCTCTGTGAAAAGCTCGGCATAAGATATCCCATAATCCAGGGAGGAATGGCCTGGGTTGCCACCGGTGAACTCGCGGGAGCAGTTTCGAAAGCCGGAGGATTGGGAGTGATTGGAGCTGGTAGAGCTCCAGCTGAGGAGATAGCTGAAGAGATAGATAAAGTAAGATCGATGACAGAAAATCCTTTCGCTGTGAACTTAATGCTGATGTCCGAACACATAGACGAGCTGATCGATTTAGTTGTCAGCAAAGAGGTCCCGATTGTTACAACAGGAGCCGGAAATCCGGGCAAATATATGGAGAGGCTGCAGTCAGCAGGAATAAAGGTCGTACCGGTTGTTTCATCGGCTGCCCTGGCCAGAAGATTAGTTAGATTTGATATAACCGCAGTTATTGCAGAAGGAAATGAAGCAGGCGGTCATATAGGAGAGATGGGAACTATCGCGCTGGTTCCTCAAATAGCTGACAGCGTGGACATTCCCGTTATAGCTGCGGGAGGCATTGCTGATGGACGAGGTCTGCTGGCAGCTTTTCATCTGGGAGCTCAGGCTGTGCAGATGGGAACAAGATTTGTATGTGCTGCTGAATGTCAGGCTGCCGGCGAATATAAAAATGCTATCATAGATGCCCGGGATAGAGATGCTGTTGTTACCGGTAGATCTACCGGTCATCCGGTCAGAACTATTAAAAATAAGCTGACAAGAAAATTGCACAAACTAGAAGAAAATGGAAAGGAAGACGAATTAGAGAGAGAGGCTCAGGGGGCTCTGCGCAGGGCTGTAATTGAAGGAGATATTGAGCAGGGCAGTGTAATGGCCGGGCAGATATCAGGAATGATTGAAAGAGAAATTTCTTCAGAAAAAATCATAGAAGAGATCATCGCTGAAGCTGAAGAAATTCTGGCTTCAGATTGCAGGGAGTTTAGGGAGGGTAAGAAATGA